In uncultured Ilyobacter sp., a genomic segment contains:
- a CDS encoding VOC family protein translates to MKIKKLHHVCIQTNCYEESKKFYIEVLGFELVKETPNFHQRDYNTWLRLDDFMIELQTPKSGTIFTEWSSMSSGPVHLSFLVENVQKAYNKIKSQGYSDFKVKNGEEIYKVEDGYLFKVKAPEGTEIEVRDEADI, encoded by the coding sequence ATGAAAATTAAGAAACTACATCACGTATGTATTCAGACAAATTGCTACGAAGAATCCAAGAAATTTTATATTGAAGTATTGGGATTTGAACTCGTAAAAGAAACTCCAAACTTCCATCAGAGAGATTACAATACCTGGCTCAGATTAGATGATTTTATGATAGAACTTCAAACACCAAAATCAGGAACAATATTTACAGAGTGGAGTTCTATGAGCTCAGGTCCTGTGCATCTATCATTTTTGGTAGAAAATGTCCAAAAGGCTTATAATAAAATAAAATCACAAGGCTACAGTGATTTTAAGGTAAAAAATGGAGAAGAAATCTATAAGGTGGAAGATGGATATCTTTTTAAAGTAAAGGCACCTGAGGGAACTGAGATAGAAGTAAGGGACGAGGCAGATATTTAA
- a CDS encoding aminoacyl-histidine dipeptidase, producing the protein MSVLNNIEPKRVFHYFEEISSIPRGSKKEEKISCYLVNFARYRGLQVVQDETLNVIIRKQASPGYEDLPGIILQGHMDMVWEKNQDKDFDFESQGIKLIMENDWISADNTTLGADNGIALAFCLAVLDSEDIHHPSLEILITSDEETGMTGAKELDSSSLKGKFLINIDTEEEGALYVSCSGGLRFKVSVPFQTMPVIKNNFFKIKISGLKGGHSGADIILQRANSIKTLGKILKKLSFENDIYLADISGGSKENAIPREAEAFIYIENPDEKSLEETIKNINTQLKKVLYLTDPNIQIDIKKTTDTFYKVLLDKESTNKLINTILLHPNGIDSMSSSIENFVESSLNLGRVRLENKTMIMESLIRSSKEQKLDYLSEELMALAELSGGSYEAGARYPAWDYLETSRLKEHMISVYKSLFGKDLQIKAIHAGLECGILKNKLPNVDMVSFGPDIRNAHTPQEKLSISSTKKTWEFLLKVLKDFKINF; encoded by the coding sequence TTGTCTGTTTTGAATAATATTGAGCCTAAAAGAGTTTTTCATTATTTTGAGGAAATCAGCTCTATTCCAAGGGGTTCTAAAAAGGAAGAAAAAATAAGCTGTTATCTGGTAAACTTTGCTAGGTATAGGGGGCTTCAGGTAGTACAGGATGAGACACTTAACGTTATCATAAGAAAACAAGCTAGCCCAGGCTATGAAGACCTTCCAGGTATTATCCTCCAGGGGCATATGGATATGGTATGGGAAAAAAATCAAGATAAGGATTTTGATTTTGAATCCCAGGGAATAAAATTAATAATGGAAAATGACTGGATCTCTGCTGATAATACGACTCTAGGTGCAGATAACGGTATTGCCCTGGCATTTTGTCTTGCAGTTTTAGATTCAGAAGATATTCACCATCCCTCTTTGGAAATTCTTATCACCTCTGATGAAGAAACTGGTATGACTGGGGCAAAAGAACTAGACAGCAGTTCTTTAAAGGGAAAATTTCTTATAAATATAGATACAGAAGAGGAGGGGGCTCTCTATGTTAGCTGTTCCGGGGGATTGAGGTTCAAAGTGTCAGTTCCATTTCAGACAATGCCAGTTATAAAAAATAATTTTTTTAAGATTAAAATAAGCGGTCTGAAGGGAGGTCATTCTGGGGCGGACATTATCCTCCAAAGAGCAAATTCCATAAAAACTTTGGGGAAAATATTAAAAAAATTATCTTTTGAAAATGATATATATCTAGCTGATATCTCTGGAGGTTCCAAAGAAAATGCAATTCCGAGGGAAGCCGAAGCTTTTATTTATATTGAAAACCCTGACGAAAAATCACTTGAAGAAACAATAAAAAATATAAATACCCAGCTAAAAAAAGTGCTGTATCTAACTGATCCAAATATACAGATAGACATAAAAAAAACAACTGACACTTTTTACAAAGTTCTTTTAGACAAAGAGTCCACAAATAAACTTATAAACACTATCCTTCTCCATCCGAATGGTATAGACTCTATGAGCTCAAGTATAGAAAATTTTGTAGAATCCTCACTGAATTTAGGTAGAGTAAGACTAGAAAACAAAACTATGATCATGGAGTCACTCATCAGAAGTTCTAAGGAGCAGAAACTAGACTATCTTTCAGAGGAGCTCATGGCACTTGCGGAACTTTCAGGAGGCTCCTATGAGGCCGGAGCTAGATACCCTGCATGGGATTATCTTGAGACTTCTAGGCTGAAAGAGCATATGATATCTGTCTATAAGAGTTTATTTGGGAAAGACCTTCAAATAAAAGCAATACATGCAGGACTCGAATGTGGGATTTTAAAAAACAAACTTCCTAATGTGGATATGGTCTCTTTTGGCCCTGATATACGAAATGCCCACACTCCTCAGGAAAAACTTTCTATCTCTTCTACAAAGAAAACTTGGGAGTTTCTTCTAAAGGTTTTAAAAGACTTTAAAATTAATTTTTAA
- a CDS encoding DUF2628 domain-containing protein, producing MNYEDKALLSYLGKEKGFEWYKKSFAKHDAKNGKFAWSWSFWAFVGGGWYFIYRKMFVEGICLLALGVFLAFTHPAMMLSLKISMGGIGPYMFYVRYRGAKNEVESMYKKESGRLEALKERGGYFQQGIYLAFGVYLLGLGYIAYAYATAG from the coding sequence ATGAATTATGAAGACAAGGCTCTGTTGAGCTACTTGGGAAAAGAAAAGGGATTTGAATGGTATAAAAAATCCTTTGCCAAACACGATGCTAAAAATGGAAAATTTGCATGGAGCTGGTCTTTTTGGGCATTTGTAGGTGGAGGATGGTACTTTATTTATAGAAAAATGTTTGTAGAGGGGATTTGCCTTCTAGCCTTAGGAGTATTCCTTGCATTTACCCATCCTGCTATGATGCTCTCCTTGAAGATATCAATGGGAGGTATAGGGCCTTACATGTTTTATGTGAGATACAGGGGTGCTAAAAATGAGGTAGAGAGCATGTACAAAAAAGAGAGTGGAAGATTAGAGGCCCTTAAGGAAAGAGGCGGCTACTTTCAACAGGGGATATACTTGGCTTTCGGAGTCTATCTTCTGGGACTTGGATACATAGCCTATGCCTATGCTACAGCTGGGTAA
- a CDS encoding HAD family hydrolase: protein MIKLIATDMDGSLLNDDHKINEEFWDVFKKIREKNIIFSAASGRQYYNLLEKFDSIKDDMLFIAENGTYVIKNGKELFSVTIDKKDALELIEIGRGIEGAYLVICGKKSAYIESNQEQLVSEVSKYYSRFKIVDDVTLIDDDILKITLCDFKGSEENSHKYFINYENKFNIAVSGKLWLDIIHTKANKGTAIKKIQEFFQITPCETMVFGDYLNDLEMVKNAKYSYAMENAHPLLKKEANFIAETNNQNGVVKKIKEVLL from the coding sequence ATGATTAAACTAATAGCAACTGATATGGACGGAAGTCTGCTCAATGATGACCATAAAATCAACGAAGAATTTTGGGATGTTTTTAAAAAAATACGGGAGAAAAACATTATCTTTTCGGCAGCCAGTGGGAGACAGTATTACAATCTCCTAGAGAAATTTGATTCTATCAAGGACGACATGCTTTTTATAGCAGAAAATGGTACCTATGTTATAAAAAATGGAAAAGAACTTTTTTCCGTAACAATAGATAAAAAAGATGCCCTAGAGCTAATAGAGATAGGCAGAGGTATAGAGGGGGCTTATCTTGTTATTTGCGGCAAGAAATCTGCTTATATAGAGAGTAATCAGGAGCAGCTTGTATCTGAGGTATCTAAATATTACTCACGTTTTAAAATTGTAGATGATGTCACCCTGATTGATGATGATATTTTAAAAATCACCCTCTGTGACTTTAAAGGTTCTGAAGAAAACAGTCACAAATATTTTATAAACTATGAAAACAAGTTCAATATCGCAGTCTCGGGAAAATTATGGCTCGATATTATACATACCAAGGCAAATAAGGGAACTGCCATAAAAAAAATACAGGAATTTTTTCAAATAACCCCTTGTGAGACCATGGTATTTGGAGATTATCTAAATGACCTAGAGATGGTAAAAAATGCAAAATACAGCTATGCTATGGAAAATGCACATCCTCTTCTAAAAAAAGAGGCAAACTTTATAGCTGAAACAAATAATCAAAATGGCGTTGTTAAAAAAATTAAAGAAGTTTTGCTATAA
- a CDS encoding single-stranded DNA-binding protein produces the protein MNLVVLTGRLTRDPELKYGQSGKAYCRFSLAVDRPFQKGEADFINCVAFGKTAELIGEYLRKGRKTGVQGRLQMNRYEVEGEKRTTYDVIVDNIEFLEGRNTESSHDNSSQRGYSNSYSKPSKPQAPSHSKPEAESFEDDDEFPF, from the coding sequence TTGAATTTAGTAGTATTAACAGGAAGACTCACAAGAGACCCTGAATTAAAGTATGGACAAAGCGGAAAAGCATACTGTAGATTTTCACTAGCTGTAGACAGACCATTTCAAAAAGGCGAGGCTGATTTCATCAACTGTGTAGCTTTTGGAAAAACTGCAGAATTAATAGGAGAATATCTGAGAAAAGGTAGAAAAACAGGTGTCCAGGGAAGGCTTCAGATGAATAGATATGAAGTAGAAGGTGAAAAAAGGACCACTTATGATGTCATTGTAGACAATATCGAGTTTTTAGAGGGAAGAAACACTGAATCATCTCATGATAATAGTTCTCAGAGGGGATATTCAAATTCTTATTCTAAGCCTTCAAAGCCACAGGCTCCTTCACATTCTAAGCCTGAAGCAGAATCATTTGAGGATGATGACGAATTCCCATTTTAA
- a CDS encoding MipA/OmpV family protein, with amino-acid sequence MKNKFALIFLACLFFSATAKGDQESNIKLSVGAGAITQNSIYQSEDKYETFPLAAINLRYDNFYINYDEIGYDLYSEDGMKLGLMGKVHLGYDSDDLKDEYEAMEDRDFDFHLGLKTTYNYENFKFVTFATGDISGKSDGVTLGFEGSTRYSLISRRLYFIPAAGITYVDGDFVDYFYGVKGSEAVSGGINGGSEYRGAGDVIYGLKGTFSYIYNRDLSFQWINGVKLYGGNINNSPIVRKDYSVYTGLIVTYRFL; translated from the coding sequence ATGAAAAATAAGTTTGCTTTGATTTTTTTAGCCTGTTTGTTTTTTTCTGCAACTGCCAAGGGAGATCAGGAAAGTAATATTAAGCTTTCTGTTGGGGCAGGGGCTATTACACAAAATAGCATCTACCAGTCTGAGGATAAGTATGAGACCTTTCCACTGGCAGCGATAAATTTGAGGTATGATAACTTTTATATCAATTATGACGAGATAGGATACGATCTATACAGTGAAGATGGTATGAAACTAGGTCTTATGGGAAAAGTCCATTTAGGCTATGATTCTGATGATTTGAAAGATGAATATGAGGCCATGGAGGACAGAGATTTTGATTTTCATCTAGGTCTTAAAACTACATATAACTATGAAAATTTTAAATTTGTTACCTTTGCAACTGGTGACATAAGTGGAAAAAGTGACGGTGTAACTCTTGGATTTGAAGGAAGTACCAGATACTCCTTGATTAGCAGAAGGCTCTATTTTATACCTGCTGCAGGAATTACCTATGTTGATGGAGATTTTGTAGATTATTTCTACGGGGTGAAGGGAAGCGAAGCGGTCTCTGGAGGAATAAACGGTGGGTCAGAATATAGAGGTGCCGGAGATGTCATCTATGGACTAAAAGGAACCTTTAGTTATATCTACAACAGAGATCTTTCTTTCCAGTGGATTAACGGAGTGAAACTATATGGCGGCAACATAAATAATTCTCCCATAGTGAGAAAGGACTACTCTGTGTATACAGGTTTGATAGTGACATATAGATTTCTATAG
- the polA gene encoding DNA polymerase I: protein MKRAVLLDVSAIMYRAFFAHMNFKTKNEPTGAVFGFTNTLLAIIDEFSPDYIGAAFDVKRSTLKRSEKYKEYKSARKPIPEDLMTQIPRIENLLDCFGIEKFKIDGHEADDVIGALAKKLSADGIEVFIITGDKDLSQLVDDNINIALLGKGEGKERFKILRTEEDVVEQLGVKPIDIPDLFGLIGDASDGIPGVRKIGSKKALVMLQKYENLEGIYDNLDELSDLPGIGKGLVKNIEEDRDLAFLSRDLATIDLDIPVEYDPHKLQHGIEESKLYELFKELEFKGLIKKLNLKNQESVKEAAEEKNEKSSQDNKQMSLFGGKVAEEVAVDRENKIITSEEMFEEMLEKAKAEKTASVLYGTCGMSLTLKTANYYIPVSHQYIGAKNIDRELLERLLSSDIEFVSYKFKDILNDGYEIKNIHFDVMIAFFLLTAQTKESIEVVLHNETGEDFPVYKEIFGKEVPSKLPIEEYGEFMMKRSESLYDVYKDLKNKIEEEEMHDLFYNVEMKLILILAKMEQEGIAIDPEYFRKYSLELTDKLLELKENIFKISEEEFNLNSPKQLADILFMKLNIEPVSKTKTGFSTNVDVLETLRDRGEKIAEYILDYRKLTKLQSTYVDALPKLADEKNRLHTTFNQTGAATGRLSSSNPNLQNIPVKSDEGIKIRRGFVSDKGNTLLAIDYSQIELRVLAELSGDETLIKAYSDGLDLHDLTAKKIFDISTDVTRSQRTMAKIVNFSIIYGKTPFGLSKELGISQKDAKEYIKRYFAQYPRVKELEEKIIKNAEETGYVKTYFGRKREVNGITSKNGNIKKQADRMAVNTVIQGTAADILKKVMIEIDKKIGNKKDIKMNLQVHDELIFEVKDESVKKYADLIKDLMENSIKFKNVKLEANVAQGKNWAEAK from the coding sequence ATGAAAAGAGCTGTACTTTTAGATGTAAGTGCAATTATGTATAGGGCTTTTTTTGCTCATATGAATTTTAAGACAAAAAATGAACCTACAGGAGCAGTATTTGGTTTTACAAATACACTGCTTGCAATTATTGATGAGTTTTCACCTGATTATATAGGAGCTGCCTTTGATGTCAAGAGGTCGACTCTTAAAAGGAGTGAAAAATATAAAGAATATAAATCTGCCAGAAAGCCTATACCTGAAGATCTAATGACGCAAATCCCCAGGATAGAGAATCTTTTAGACTGCTTTGGAATAGAAAAATTTAAAATAGATGGTCACGAGGCCGATGATGTTATAGGAGCACTAGCCAAGAAGTTATCTGCAGACGGCATAGAAGTCTTTATAATAACAGGTGATAAAGACCTCTCACAGCTTGTTGACGACAATATAAACATAGCTCTTTTAGGAAAGGGAGAGGGGAAAGAGAGATTTAAAATACTTCGAACTGAAGAAGATGTAGTAGAACAGTTGGGAGTTAAGCCTATTGATATACCTGATTTATTTGGACTCATAGGAGATGCCAGTGACGGGATTCCAGGAGTTCGTAAAATAGGGTCTAAAAAAGCCTTGGTAATGCTACAAAAGTATGAGAATTTAGAGGGAATCTATGATAATCTTGATGAACTGTCTGATCTTCCTGGGATAGGAAAGGGCCTTGTGAAGAATATAGAGGAGGACCGAGATCTTGCATTTCTAAGCAGAGATTTAGCCACAATAGATTTAGATATCCCTGTGGAATACGACCCTCATAAACTTCAGCATGGTATAGAAGAGAGTAAACTTTATGAGCTCTTTAAAGAGCTGGAATTTAAGGGTCTTATAAAAAAATTGAATCTAAAAAATCAAGAGTCTGTCAAAGAAGCTGCAGAAGAAAAAAATGAGAAGTCTTCACAGGATAATAAGCAGATGAGTCTTTTCGGTGGGAAAGTTGCAGAAGAGGTAGCTGTTGACAGGGAAAACAAGATAATTACCAGTGAAGAGATGTTTGAAGAGATGTTAGAAAAGGCAAAGGCCGAAAAAACCGCATCCGTTTTATACGGGACATGCGGGATGTCTCTTACTTTAAAAACTGCCAATTACTATATACCTGTGAGTCACCAGTATATAGGGGCTAAGAATATAGACAGAGAACTTTTAGAAAGACTCTTATCTTCTGATATAGAGTTTGTTTCATATAAATTTAAAGATATCCTAAATGATGGATACGAGATAAAAAACATTCATTTTGATGTCATGATAGCCTTTTTTCTCCTGACTGCCCAGACGAAGGAAAGTATAGAGGTGGTTCTTCATAATGAAACTGGAGAGGATTTTCCAGTTTACAAGGAAATTTTTGGAAAAGAAGTTCCATCAAAACTTCCAATAGAAGAATATGGAGAGTTTATGATGAAAAGAAGTGAGTCTCTTTATGATGTATATAAAGATTTGAAAAATAAAATAGAAGAAGAAGAGATGCACGATCTTTTTTACAATGTAGAGATGAAGCTTATTTTAATTCTCGCTAAAATGGAGCAAGAGGGGATAGCCATAGACCCCGAATATTTTAGAAAATACAGCTTAGAACTGACTGATAAACTCCTAGAGTTGAAAGAAAATATATTTAAAATATCAGAAGAAGAATTTAACCTTAATTCTCCTAAACAACTGGCCGATATATTATTTATGAAACTCAACATAGAGCCTGTCAGTAAGACTAAAACAGGTTTTTCTACAAATGTAGATGTACTTGAGACACTGAGAGACAGAGGTGAGAAGATAGCAGAATACATCCTTGACTACAGGAAGCTCACAAAACTTCAGAGTACCTATGTAGACGCTCTTCCAAAGTTAGCAGATGAAAAAAACAGGCTTCATACAACCTTTAATCAGACAGGTGCAGCCACAGGAAGACTCTCATCTTCTAACCCAAATCTTCAAAATATACCTGTAAAAAGTGACGAGGGAATAAAAATAAGACGTGGTTTTGTGTCTGATAAGGGAAATACCCTTTTGGCCATAGATTACTCTCAGATAGAACTAAGAGTACTGGCAGAGCTGTCAGGAGATGAGACCCTTATAAAGGCTTACTCAGACGGATTGGATCTTCATGATCTTACGGCAAAAAAAATATTTGATATAAGCACAGATGTCACAAGAAGCCAAAGAACCATGGCAAAAATAGTGAACTTTAGCATTATTTACGGAAAAACTCCCTTTGGACTTTCTAAAGAATTGGGAATAAGTCAAAAAGATGCAAAAGAATATATAAAAAGATATTTTGCCCAATATCCTAGAGTCAAAGAGCTTGAAGAGAAAATTATAAAAAACGCAGAGGAAACCGGTTATGTAAAAACTTATTTTGGACGGAAAAGAGAAGTAAACGGGATCACGTCAAAAAATGGTAACATAAAAAAACAGGCTGACAGAATGGCTGTAAATACTGTTATTCAGGGAACGGCAGCGGATATTCTAAAAAAAGTAATGATAGAAATAGATAAAAAGATAGGAAATAAAAAAGATATAAAAATGAATCTTCAGGTTCACGATGAACTTATTTTTGAAGTTAAAGACGAGAGTGTAAAAAAATATGCAGATCTAATAAAGGATCTAATGGAGAACAGCATAAAATTTAAAAATGTAAAACTAGAGGCAAATGTTGCTCAGGGAAAAAACTGGGCAGAGGCTAAATAA
- the whiA gene encoding DNA-binding protein WhiA, which yields MSYTHMVKEEVLKKEINSPLEKFLEIYSFLKGKNSILEDRIEIKLENREIAERVYEFLKEITQMKIFIKYSVSRRLGEHNVYTITLPKQKGYADFINKLNRYDDIELAAYDEKFKGFLRGLFLSCGYIKSPDKEYAMDFFIDSEKIGEKLYRTLKKKDKRVFKTKKRNKSLIYLRNSEDIMDIMVNVGAITQFFKYEEVTMMRDLKNKTIREINWEVANETKTLDTGKKQIKMIKYIGKKIGLNNLTGVLEEVAFLRLQNPESSLSELADMVGISKSGIRNRFRRIEQVYNELIEKEKTGEKQE from the coding sequence ATGTCATATACTCACATGGTAAAAGAGGAGGTTCTAAAAAAAGAGATAAATTCTCCTTTGGAAAAATTTTTGGAGATATACTCTTTTTTAAAAGGTAAAAATTCAATTCTAGAAGACAGAATAGAGATAAAACTTGAGAATAGAGAGATAGCAGAAAGAGTCTATGAATTTTTAAAAGAGATTACTCAGATGAAGATTTTTATAAAGTATTCTGTGAGTAGAAGACTAGGAGAGCATAATGTTTATACTATAACCCTTCCGAAACAAAAGGGCTATGCTGATTTTATAAATAAACTCAACAGATATGACGATATCGAGCTTGCTGCCTATGATGAGAAATTCAAGGGTTTTTTAAGAGGTCTTTTTTTGAGCTGTGGATACATAAAATCTCCTGATAAAGAGTATGCAATGGATTTTTTTATCGACAGTGAAAAAATTGGAGAAAAACTCTATAGAACTTTGAAAAAGAAGGATAAAAGAGTTTTTAAAACTAAAAAAAGAAATAAGTCTCTTATATACCTACGAAATTCTGAAGACATCATGGACATCATGGTGAACGTAGGAGCTATTACACAGTTTTTCAAATATGAAGAAGTAACTATGATGAGAGATCTAAAAAACAAAACCATTAGAGAGATCAACTGGGAAGTAGCCAATGAAACTAAGACTCTAGATACTGGAAAAAAACAGATAAAAATGATAAAATACATTGGTAAGAAAATCGGACTCAATAATCTGACTGGAGTCTTGGAAGAGGTGGCTTTTTTGAGGCTTCAAAATCCCGAAAGCTCTCTGTCAGAACTTGCAGATATGGTAGGGATATCCAAATCTGGCATCAGAAACAGATTTCGTAGAATAGAACAAGTTTACAATGAACTGATAGAAAAAGAAAAAACTGGAGAAAAACAAGAGTGA
- a CDS encoding bifunctional riboflavin kinase/FAD synthetase, with product MKIIENIFTTEEKFPNTYVAIGSFDGIHSGHKEVICSAVKRAKEKNGKSVVFTFANHPMEVVDKSRVPKLINSKEEKIHILEDMGVDYVVFQPFDDEFSAIAPFDFVEDVLKKKLSAKEIFVGFNFSFGEGGVAKTDDLIELGKAVNIKVNKIPPVKIDDRVISSTLIRKLISKGDLDRVKEYLGYPVFIIGEVIHGKKYGRKMGFPTANLSILNKVYPPFGIYGATVRIEGDEKEHDAVVNIGRNPTLKPGEQSIEVHILDFDEYIYGKKLYVKLVKFLREEKRFSSMDELKKVIRNDVITWKSYLEEGTYE from the coding sequence ATGAAAATAATAGAGAATATATTTACAACAGAGGAAAAGTTCCCAAATACATATGTGGCTATAGGATCTTTTGACGGTATACATTCTGGACATAAAGAGGTTATATGTTCTGCAGTCAAAAGAGCAAAAGAAAAGAACGGCAAGTCGGTAGTATTTACCTTTGCCAATCATCCTATGGAGGTTGTGGATAAAAGCAGGGTTCCTAAGCTGATAAACTCAAAAGAAGAAAAAATTCATATTTTAGAAGATATGGGAGTTGACTATGTAGTTTTTCAACCCTTTGACGACGAGTTTTCCGCAATAGCTCCCTTTGATTTTGTAGAGGATGTACTAAAGAAAAAATTGAGTGCAAAGGAGATTTTTGTGGGATTCAACTTTTCTTTTGGTGAAGGGGGAGTGGCTAAGACCGATGACCTCATAGAACTAGGCAAGGCTGTTAATATAAAGGTGAACAAGATACCACCTGTAAAGATAGATGACCGTGTAATTAGCTCTACTCTTATAAGAAAGCTTATTTCAAAGGGTGATCTAGACAGAGTGAAGGAATATCTAGGATATCCGGTTTTTATAATAGGAGAAGTAATTCACGGCAAAAAATACGGAAGAAAAATGGGGTTTCCCACAGCAAATTTGAGTATACTAAATAAGGTATATCCGCCTTTTGGGATATACGGAGCCACCGTTAGAATAGAGGGAGACGAAAAAGAGCACGATGCTGTGGTGAATATAGGAAGGAACCCTACCTTAAAGCCTGGAGAGCAGAGTATAGAGGTACATATTCTTGACTTTGATGAATATATTTATGGAAAAAAGCTTTATGTAAAACTTGTAAAGTTTCTTAGAGAGGAAAAAAGATTTTCATCTATGGATGAGTTGAAAAAAGTTATAAGAAATGATGTCATAACGTGGAAAAGTTATTTGGAAGAGGGAACTTATGAATGA
- a CDS encoding ScpA family protein, translating into MNDVTLKIDNFEGPLDLLLHLIDKKELEIAKIRISQLIDEYLGFLSNLKRENLSIKVEFLIIASELLEIKALSILNMREREKREEELGKRLQEYKFYKDITVKIRELENEFNIPYTREEGKIIKKTPSLEYDLSRLSIMDIFRAYSSYLEEDVKETLEINTEQKYYLQEEMKKIKEFSSEEKVNLKRIFEKSENRVHLVYILLAILELYKENLIEIEGETLKVLK; encoded by the coding sequence ATGAATGATGTAACTCTTAAGATTGATAATTTTGAGGGCCCGCTGGATCTTTTGCTTCATCTGATTGATAAAAAAGAATTGGAGATAGCGAAGATAAGAATATCTCAACTTATAGACGAGTATCTTGGGTTTTTATCAAACCTAAAAAGAGAAAATTTGAGTATTAAAGTTGAGTTTTTAATAATAGCCAGTGAACTTCTCGAAATAAAGGCTCTTTCCATACTAAATATGAGAGAGAGAGAAAAACGTGAAGAGGAACTGGGAAAAAGACTTCAGGAATATAAATTTTATAAAGATATAACTGTTAAAATAAGAGAATTAGAAAATGAATTTAACATCCCCTATACCCGAGAAGAGGGGAAAATAATAAAAAAGACCCCTTCCCTAGAGTACGACCTGAGCAGACTTTCTATAATGGATATATTCAGGGCCTATAGTAGTTACCTTGAAGAAGATGTAAAAGAGACTCTAGAGATAAACACAGAGCAAAAATATTACCTTCAAGAAGAGATGAAAAAAATAAAAGAGTTTTCTTCTGAAGAGAAAGTTAATTTAAAAAGGATCTTTGAAAAGTCGGAAAATCGCGTACATCTTGTATACATACTTCTTGCAATTTTAGAATTATACAAAGAAAATTTAATAGAAATAGAAGGGGAAACCCTGAAAGTACTTAAATAA